GAGCTGAACATTATGACATGGTCCGTGTAAGCCCGCGCCGCTTCCTTTACCGTTGGGGCCTCACCGAAGAACCCCTGATAAACCTTTTTCCACACGACAACGTCCTTTCTGTGGGTGTTTCCAATCAAGAGGTATCCCATATCCCACCAAACGAGTATCGTGGCGTTTTCAGGGGTATTCTGAGATATCCACTCATAGGCCTCTTTGTCCGTTATGCTCGGAATCGATATATAATGGTACGCCCCATAGACCCCCTGGAATGTGGGAGTTAAGATTAAGACCGCTATTATGAGGACTTGGACTGCCCTCTTCTCAGGAAGGGTCTTTACAAGAGCGGAACCGAATCCCCGCACGTCATTTAGGACCCTCTTCAAAACGGGGCCAATTGATGGGAAAACGACATCTATAAAATAGTCCGAGGCGATTGCCGCAAGGGGAATTGTGGCGTAGGGATCCCTAAAGCGGAAGGAGACTCCACCCGCCAGCAGGAATGTCCAGGCCCACAGTACAAGTCCCCTCTGGAGGGGTCCTTTTTTGAAGTAATATGAACTCCCAAGAACCCCGAAGACGAGCTGGACAATTCCAACCCACTTGAAATATCCAAGGAAACTTACCTCGCTCCTCTGAAGCCGTAAAAATAGTTCTCCAAAAGTTGATTTTACCTGGGGCAGGCCAAGGTATGCCAGAAGTCCAGCAAGGACCAGGATGATTACATAGTGGACGTTGCGCTTTATGGTGGGCTCCAAATAAGACAGCAAGACTATCGCTGCCGCAAAGGCAAAGAATATCCATCCCCTGTGGGTTATGGTGTAGAGCCCAAAGGTCACTGCAAAGGGGATAAAGCTCGATACTGTCTTATTTTTAAGGAACCTTACACCAAAAAACATACTTAAAGAGAACAGAAGCAGCCCCATGTTTTCGGGTATGTAGAGGCTTGTTCTGTATATGAAGTTTGGGGCAAACGCCAGCAATAATGTCGCCAGGAGCGCCTTTTTTTCGTCCTCAAAGAGCTCTTTGTAGGCAAAGTAAAACCCCAGGACTGCAAACGTGCCGTAAACGGCTGGTATGGCGAGGAAGAAATAGTCCGAGTGGAATATTCTGTAGAGGAAGGCACCGACTATGTGAAAGAGGGGCGGATAACTGTAGGCACGGAGGCCGAGGAGGGACGGTAGATCCCGGGACACTGCCCCTATTCCACCTTCAGCAATTCTCAGGGTGAGGTCCCTATGAAGGTACTCATCATAAGCCGCCAGTAAGAGGTTTCTGTGCGGAATCAGTCTGATTATGAACGACACAATAATGAGCAACAATAGGTATATCATTGAAACGTATGTTCTCTTTCGCTCCACGGCCAACACCTCTAAAAGCTTTTAAGCGCAGCCATCAGCTTTTACTGGTGGTGTTGTGAGGGGGTTAAAAATATTTGGCCTTGCTTTTTTTGGATATCTATTTCTTGCACTCTACTCCAATTATTTGGATGAAGACCTTCGCGCCGTTGTCTATCAGAGGGGCTTTGAGCCCTCATCCGTCTTGCTTGGTTTCTTAGTTGCCCTGGTTTTTTTTATGGCGTTTGCCGCGGGCTATCTTTCGGGACTTCAGCTTCCACCATCATTCCTCATTGCACTGTTTCTCATACTCTCCCTTCACGACTTCCCGAATGCATTTTTAATCGCATTTGTGGCCGTGATTGGATACTATCTCAAGATTGACGTCTTTGAAAAGTTCTCCACTTTGGCCCTCTGGATCTCAATTCTCGGCCCCATCATCTTTTACTTAAGCATGGGCATTCCCCTTTTCCAGTGGGGACTCAGGTACAAAATCGTTGGTCCCCTCGTCCTTTTCGCCCTATTGGGAGCAGGGGGGCTAACATACTCGAAGTTTTCCACCAGAGCAAAAACACTCTTTCTCTTGGCTTATTCTGTCGTATACTTTCTCGGGACTTTCCGCTCCCTGCTTCTCCTCGGATACATCCCGTATCTGCTGGACTACACTCTGAGTCGTGAAAGAAAATGGCATGTTGTAATTTTTGGCTCGGCACTCCTTGGAATGGTGCTCATCATGAGCGGGAGCATCTCTGCTCTGCTTGTAAGAATTGGATTTACGTTTCTGGTTTTCCATAACCTGGTTCGCATCTCCCTTCCCTGGGGTTATTTTCACGGCTCGGTTCTCTTCAGTGAAGGCCCCAGAGCCCTGGTCTCACAGCTCTTTGGCGCATCAACTAACTACACGTACTTCTTTTTCGGTCAAGCGGTGGCTGATTTTGGCATATTTGGTCTTCTTGAGGCGTTTCTCCTCGGCCTCTTCCTTAGAGAGAGCGAAAGGGAGCATGAAACCTTTGTCTTTGTCTGTTCCCTCATGATATATGCCCTCGATTCTGGAATAGATGCGCTCATCCTGATGTTTATCATTGGAGCGTTGATTTTCCAGGATTTGAGGCTGACCATTATCGGGACGAGGACCACACCCAGAACAGGTTCAAGCTGATTCTTTTCTGCCCTAGGGACGAGGCTTTTGATAAGGAAAAGCAATGCTATCGCCGAAGTGATCCGGTTGAAGTTAATCCAACGCTAATCTTTGTTTGTTAGAGCTAAACCAATAATACCCGCATATGTCTCGGACTCACTCTGTCTTTGCGGTTTAGTGACCAATGACTATCCTGTGTAGTGTGGGCTCTTTTGATGATTATCTACCCCCAATGCCCTATATTCACCATTAGTGATAAGATGCGTTTACTCTCGGCGAAATCTTTATATCACTGCTGACATCTAGTTTCCAATGCCAAACAACGGAGGTGTTGCTATGAATCGAAAGGTGTTGAGCCTGCTAATCGTGGCAGTAATGGTGCTGTCGGTAGTGCCAGCAGTGCTTCCGGGGACGCTGGCAGCTCAGAACTCTCCAGAGAATCACAGTGTGATAAGGACACTAGAGGACACACTTGACAAGAGTCTGCTTCTTAGCTCATATAAAACGGGACTTAGATGGGTTTCGCCAGAGGAATACTCGAAAATTACGGGCATAAAATTTAAGCCCCTAACAGAGTCTGCCTTTAAAGAGGCTCTAATGAACGCTCCGTACTATCCGGGTAGGGAAACAATGGCAATATTGCCCTCTACCACAGGATACAAGGTGTCCTCAGGTTTGTCTCTTCCGCCAATGGTGTTCAACAATCTGTATCTCCCACCTATAGGGGATCAAGGTTACATTGGCTCGTGCAACGCCTGGAGTTCAACCTACTACGTCTGGACGTACATGATGAACTGGTGGAGGGACAATCCATATCCTCGCACGCCAGACGTCATCATGAACCCGAGCTTTACCTA
This sequence is a window from Thermococcus kodakarensis KOD1. Protein-coding genes within it:
- a CDS encoding glycosyltransferase family 39 protein, with amino-acid sequence MERKRTYVSMIYLLLLIIVSFIIRLIPHRNLLLAAYDEYLHRDLTLRIAEGGIGAVSRDLPSLLGLRAYSYPPLFHIVGAFLYRIFHSDYFFLAIPAVYGTFAVLGFYFAYKELFEDEKKALLATLLLAFAPNFIYRTSLYIPENMGLLLFSLSMFFGVRFLKNKTVSSFIPFAVTFGLYTITHRGWIFFAFAAAIVLLSYLEPTIKRNVHYVIILVLAGLLAYLGLPQVKSTFGELFLRLQRSEVSFLGYFKWVGIVQLVFGVLGSSYYFKKGPLQRGLVLWAWTFLLAGGVSFRFRDPYATIPLAAIASDYFIDVVFPSIGPVLKRVLNDVRGFGSALVKTLPEKRAVQVLIIAVLILTPTFQGVYGAYHYISIPSITDKEAYEWISQNTPENATILVWWDMGYLLIGNTHRKDVVVWKKVYQGFFGEAPTVKEAARAYTDHVIMFSSNQRSLVYYLMKKYNVSYIFVDRPRYSYGLIRYGLMEYAPYDTHFKLEFCNGGSVIYKFIPEPELRIEQPLPIEYHGDYSPLVNFFERFWTGYNYADFDTGYKAYFNLNGWMVDLYYNLYNKTGDGKFKERADWLLKWLEYKQMENGAFPWGVPPNDFTLYTAYTLEPIRKFQFNGTKKALSLLKSREKEDYFMTTPKDKSGSFVVNALLLPLYKELGILNATTEKNVLREILNEQGKTGDWRDNIGTTLAIASALARYYQLTGDETVLESVKKAATWLKDQQDEEGRLKAENYPYAYSRTSYVQMAYIYHVAGFEEQAQKTLDFIMKTFDPTKETHPLDAAVSIYRYMTYAYGSEKAIEFLNSLLEQHPLPKFLP
- a CDS encoding membrane protein, producing the protein MRGLKIFGLAFFGYLFLALYSNYLDEDLRAVVYQRGFEPSSVLLGFLVALVFFMAFAAGYLSGLQLPPSFLIALFLILSLHDFPNAFLIAFVAVIGYYLKIDVFEKFSTLALWISILGPIIFYLSMGIPLFQWGLRYKIVGPLVLFALLGAGGLTYSKFSTRAKTLFLLAYSVVYFLGTFRSLLLLGYIPYLLDYTLSRERKWHVVIFGSALLGMVLIMSGSISALLVRIGFTFLVFHNLVRISLPWGYFHGSVLFSEGPRALVSQLFGASTNYTYFFFGQAVADFGIFGLLEAFLLGLFLRESEREHETFVFVCSLMIYALDSGIDALILMFIIGALIFQDLRLTIIGTRTTPRTGSS